In Candidatus Paceibacterota bacterium, the DNA window TGGAACCTCTGTCACTGGAAACCAGCGCGAATCATCAAGCCCGCCAGTCTTCTCTGTTGTAAGCGTCACTATAGGCGATTCAACAAGGTAATAGCAAACCTGCTTACGTAGCCTACCTTTTTCTGGATCAGTTGCAAGGTACTCATTGTCACCAATCTTTTCTTTGACAGTGACGGTAATTCCAAGCTCCTCCTGTGTTTTTCGATTGACGGCCTCTTCATCTGTCTCGCCTTCTTGTAGGTGCCCTTTGGCCAAAGTCCAATGTCCAAAAATGTCGTGCACAAAAGCAAGCTGTAAAATACCGCCACCCCAGCCGTATACAATCGCGCCGACTAACTTATCAATAGGAAGTTTTTCAATCTCCTCTGGATCCCTACTATGCTTACTTTTACTAACATCATCTTTGCCGGGCTCACCAAGTTCTTTGTAGACGGCACCCAAAACTCCGTTCACAAACCTGCCACTATTATCTCCACCGAAAGATTTTGCTAATTCAATTGCTTCGTTGATAGCAACCTTTGGTGGAACCTCAAGTCTATCTGCAAAAAGAAGCTCAAAGAGCCCTAGTCTTAAAATATTTCTATCAACAGCTGCAATGCGGTCAATCGGCCAAGCTGGAGCTGCTTTTTCAATAATGTCGTCGAGAGTTTTTGTACGAGCTGCGACATTCACCACAAGTGTACGCATAAACTCTGCATCACTTGCACCTGGGGCAAATTCCTCAATATTACGTTTTAAAATATCTTCAAGAGTGTTTTCTGGCTTACCATTAAAATCCCACTCAAAGAGCGTTTGGAGAACTATTGACCTTGAAAGGTGCCGGTTAGCCATTTGAAGAACTTATAGCTTATATTCGCCGTTTGGCGGATTAGCTTTTAATTTTAAACGTATTACTTTTTAGCAGCTGAAGCTGCTTTCGCCTTTTTCTCTTTTTTCAATATCTTCTTAGTCACATCAAGAACTTGCCTTCCACGGTAAGTACCGCAGTTAGGACATGCCCGATGGGTAAGGTGTGGTGCCGAGCACTTCTCACACTTAGATAAAGAACCCTCCACTAAAGCGTGGTGGGAACGGCGATTGCGGGTGTGTGCCCGCGTATGTCTCATTCGTACAACCATAACTTGCGTAGTATTACAAAAATGCCATAAAAAGTAAAGGCGGGCTGAAATCAATCAGCCCGCCTTGTTTTTTCACAATTTCCCTATACCAGAAAACGCTCAATCGCCCTTGTTCACGTATTCGCGCCCCATCATGACGATTGCGACAAGGAACAGCCCTGAGATGAGGAGACCAAAGAGTGTTCCCGGCCAAAGAAAAAAAGGGAAAACGGCGCCCACAATTGCTACTGCGAGACGAAATTTCATATATTACCCTTTAGTTTAGTGTTATGAATTGCTCGTGCCATCGCGCGCCATCATGACGATTGCGACAAGGAACAGCCCCGACAAAAGAACTCCCAGAAACACCTGTGGCGGAACAAAGACTGAACCAATCCCGCCAACAGCTATTGCCACATCAGTTACCATTTTCATCAAAATCCCCTAAACTTGAAACGACAAAATATCAATAATCGCTAGCGCAATTTATACCACTATTTAATACCCGCGTCAAATAAAATATTTTTTGCTTTTGCCCCTAAAAACGCGCATAAAACTTTGCTAAGTTTTTGCTATGCTCGCGCCGTCGCGCTGCTCAATGTTTTTAACAGCAAAAGCTTTGGACTTAAAGAGAAGAAAAACTTTAGCTTTTCAGAAAACTTTGGCGGTGGATTTTGGTTGTTCCATATTTCTTGATAGCAAAATAGTGCGCTTTTGTACCATATCCCTTATGTGTTTGAAATCCATATCGTGGGAATTTTTTAGCGTATCGCACCATCAACTTATCGCGAGTTACTTTGGCGACAACTGAAGCAATTGAAATAATCTGTATTAAATCGTCACCGTGAATTATGGTTTTTTGATTTTTATATTCTTTCCCCGCCTTCAATCCCCCATCAAGAAATATGTGTGCTTGCTCTGGTTTAACCTTAAGATTTGAAAGAGATTTGTTTAAGGCGGTTTGTATAGAAAAAACTATTCCTTTTTTATCTATAATTGATGAGCTCACAAAAGAAACTGAAAATTTTATCTCGCCTTCCTTTTGTGCTAGTTTTATTTTCTTAAACCATTCTTCCCTCTTTTTTTCTGAAAGTTTCTTAGAATCGCGAATTCCTTTAAATTCTTTTTTAAGTCTTAAACCATAAATTGCCGAATTAATGGCAACAGCACCGACAGCTACTGGTCCAGCCAACGGCCCTCGCCCCACCTCATCAACGCCGACAATCCATTTGTGCTTTTTAACCACGATTTTCTTCATATCCACATGATAGCAGAGTCCCTGTTTGCCTCTGCTATAATAGGCGGAACATAAATCATGGAGAAAAATTTCGTTCATCTTCATACGCATTCCCACTACTCTCTCTTAGACGGGCTCACCAAAGTAGATGCCATGGTAAAACGGGCACAAGAGCTTAAAATGCCCGCCCTCGCTCTGACCGACCACGGCAATATGTATGGAGCAATAGAATTCTATAAACTCTGCAAAACACACGGAGTAAAACCCATTATTGGCGTTGAGGCATACATCGCCGAGCGAACACGTTTTGATAAAGAGCCAAACGTTGATTCAAAGCGCTATCACCTCACCCTTCTCGCCAAAAACGTAACTGGTTATAAAAATCTTTTGAAACTTGTGAGTAAGGCAAACCTTGAGGGTTATTACTACAAACCGAGAATGGACAAGGATTTGCTACGAGAACACAGCGAGGGAATCATTTGTCTTTCTGGTTGTTTTGGTGGTGAGCTTTCTCGTGCCCTCTCTGCACACAATGACGAAAAAGCACGTGCAATAATCGCCGAGTATCAAGATATTTTTGGTAAAGAAAATTATTTCCTTGAAATAATGGCTCACGTAAAAATGGATGGGGCGAAAGAAGTCCGCGATAAAATTGTTGCGCTTGGTCGTGAACTAAATATTCCTCTTGTTGCTACTCACGATTCGCACTATTTAGACGAAGACGACCACAAAGCCCACGACACACTTCTTGCAGTACAAACCGGCTCAGATACCACCGACGCCAATCGCCTCACGTTCGGCAACGACAACTTCTCTTTAATAGACGCAAAAAAAGCATATGAACTTTTTAAAGATATTCCCGATGCTGTAGAAAACACCCTCAAAATAGCCGATATGTGCGACATTGAAATTGAACTTGGTAAGTGGGTTTTCCCTGACATTAAACTCCCCGAAAGAAGTGCTGACTACGACGAAGAATTAAAAAGTTTAACTTACGAAGGAATAGTTAGGCGTGAACTTGAAAAAACTACGGAAGTTGTTGAACGTATTGAGTACGAACTAAAAATTATTAAGGACAAAGGCTATGCTCCTTATTTCTTGGTTGTTGCAGATCTTCTGCGCTTTGCGGCGGAGAACAAAATCTTCACAAACATCAGAGGGTCTGTTGCAGGTTCCATTGTTACGTACCTGACTGGTATTACCAAGGTTAATCCACTTGAATACAAACTCCCCTTTGAACGATTCTTAAACCCAGAACGTCCTTCTGCTCCCGATATCGATATGGACTTCGCCGACAATCGTCGCGACGAGATGATTGAGTATGTAAAACAAAAATATGGAGCTGATAAAGTTGCTCAAATTGGAACATTCGGAACAATGATGGCTCGTGGCGCTGTGCGTGATGTGGCAAGAGCGCTTGGGCATCCTTACGCAACGGGAGACCGTCTATCAAAACTAATCCCGATGGGTTCACAGGGTTTCCCAATGACAATTGAAAATGCTCTCAAGATGACCCCAGAACTTAAGACTATTTATAAAAACGAAAAAGATTCAAAGGAAATTATAGACTTGGCAAAAAAACTTGAAGGGTGCGTGAGACACGTCTCTGTGCATGCCGCTGGTGTTGTTATTTCCCCTACCCCACTCACCGATTTTACTCCACTACAGTTTGACCCTAAGGGTGGAAAAATTATCACCCAGTACGATATGTATGTCGTTGAGGATGTTGGTCTTCTAAAGTTCGACTTTCTTGGAATTAGAAACCTTTCAATTCTAGGAAGAGCTGTCGACTTGGTAAAAAAACTCTACGACGAAGACGTCGATATTGAACGCATTCCCTTAGATGACAAATTGACATTTGAACTTTTGGCACGAGGCGAGACCGAAGGCTTGTTTCAATTAAACGGCGACGGAATGACCCGCTATTTGAAGGAACTTAAGCCAACAACAATTCACGACATTAATGCTATGGTCGCACTTTATCGCCCAGGGCCGATGATTTCTATCCCCGACTACATTGCCCGCAAACGTAACCCATCTTTAATCAAATACCCAGACCCACGACTAAAAGAGATATTGAAGGAATCCTATGGTGTTATAGCCTATCAAGACGATGTTCTTCTAACCGCAATTACACTTGCTGGGTATTCTTGGCTTGAAGCCGACAAGCTCCGCAAGGCCATGGGTAAAAAAATTCCAAAAGAAATGGCTGCACAAGAAGAAAAGTTTATTTCTGGTTGTGTCGACAAAGGACTGAAGCCAGAGAAAGCTCTTGAAATTTGGAAGCTTATTGAGCCGTTCGCAGCGTATGGGTTCAACAAAGCCCATGCAGCAAGCTATGGTCGTGTTTCCTATCAAACCGCATACATGAAGGCTCATTACCCTGCTCCTTATATGGCCGCTATTTTATCCGCCGAATCTGGAGACGTTGATAAGGTTGCTGAAATAATTACTGAATGTAAGCACATGAACATAAACGTCTTACCTCCAGATGTAAATGAAAGTTTTGGCGATTTCACTGTTGTAAAAAACGAAGAAGGAAAAGAAGAAATTCGCTTTGGTTTGATTTCAACAAAAAATCTTGGTGTTGATATCGCAGAGGCAATCATTACTGAACGTAAGCAAAACGGAAAATACACATCATTTGCAGATTTTCTAATGCGAGTTAAACACAAAAACTTAAACAAAAAATCTCTTGAAGCTCTAGTTAAATCTGGAAGTATGGATAAGCTCGGAGAACGTGGTCAATTGCTAGCAAACACGGAAGAAGCGTTAGAGTTTGCTCACGCGGCAAGCCACATAGACACCGCGCAAGATTCACTTTTTGGAGGAATGGCAGAAGCCCCGCTTGCAACAATCAATCTGAAGCCATCTGAGCCAGCAAAGAAAAGCGACATGTTGGCGTGGGAAAAAGAACTGCTTGGACTTTATGTTTCCGGACATCCACTTGATCCATGGAAAGAAAAATTAAATGGGCGTGAAATGACAGTAGAGAAATTAAAAGCCACATACAAAGAAGGAATGCTCGCCGTTGTTGCTGGAATCATTGAGGAATCAAAAGAAGTGATAACAAAAACAAACGACCGAATGGCATTCCTAAAAATATCAGATTTTACTGGAACAATGGAAGCGGTTGTGTTCCCAAAACTATACAAAGATGTAAAAGATTTTTGTGTCTCAGATAAATGCGTAATTGCTCGCGGGCGTATATCAAAAAGAAACGACGAAACGAGCTTAATCATAGAAGAGCTAAAAGAGCTCAAGTAGAAGCCCCTGTTTGGTAAAATCAATAAAATTGCTATTATTGCCCTTATGACAGAAG includes these proteins:
- the nusB gene encoding transcription antitermination factor NusB; the protein is MANRHLSRSIVLQTLFEWDFNGKPENTLEDILKRNIEEFAPGASDAEFMRTLVVNVAARTKTLDDIIEKAAPAWPIDRIAAVDRNILRLGLFELLFADRLEVPPKVAINEAIELAKSFGGDNSGRFVNGVLGAVYKELGEPGKDDVSKSKHSRDPEEIEKLPIDKLVGAIVYGWGGGILQLAFVHDIFGHWTLAKGHLQEGETDEEAVNRKTQEELGITVTVKEKIGDNEYLATDPEKGRLRKQVCYYLVESPIVTLTTEKTGGLDDSRWFPVTEVPSLNLYDDIVPIITKAIGILLKK
- the rpmF gene encoding 50S ribosomal protein L32, whose amino-acid sequence is MVVRMRHTRAHTRNRRSHHALVEGSLSKCEKCSAPHLTHRACPNCGTYRGRQVLDVTKKILKKEKKAKAASAAKK
- a CDS encoding ribonuclease HII; amino-acid sequence: MKKIVVKKHKWIVGVDEVGRGPLAGPVAVGAVAINSAIYGLRLKKEFKGIRDSKKLSEKKREEWFKKIKLAQKEGEIKFSVSFVSSSIIDKKGIVFSIQTALNKSLSNLKVKPEQAHIFLDGGLKAGKEYKNQKTIIHGDDLIQIISIASVVAKVTRDKLMVRYAKKFPRYGFQTHKGYGTKAHYFAIKKYGTTKIHRQSFLKS
- a CDS encoding DNA polymerase III subunit alpha; translation: MEKNFVHLHTHSHYSLLDGLTKVDAMVKRAQELKMPALALTDHGNMYGAIEFYKLCKTHGVKPIIGVEAYIAERTRFDKEPNVDSKRYHLTLLAKNVTGYKNLLKLVSKANLEGYYYKPRMDKDLLREHSEGIICLSGCFGGELSRALSAHNDEKARAIIAEYQDIFGKENYFLEIMAHVKMDGAKEVRDKIVALGRELNIPLVATHDSHYLDEDDHKAHDTLLAVQTGSDTTDANRLTFGNDNFSLIDAKKAYELFKDIPDAVENTLKIADMCDIEIELGKWVFPDIKLPERSADYDEELKSLTYEGIVRRELEKTTEVVERIEYELKIIKDKGYAPYFLVVADLLRFAAENKIFTNIRGSVAGSIVTYLTGITKVNPLEYKLPFERFLNPERPSAPDIDMDFADNRRDEMIEYVKQKYGADKVAQIGTFGTMMARGAVRDVARALGHPYATGDRLSKLIPMGSQGFPMTIENALKMTPELKTIYKNEKDSKEIIDLAKKLEGCVRHVSVHAAGVVISPTPLTDFTPLQFDPKGGKIITQYDMYVVEDVGLLKFDFLGIRNLSILGRAVDLVKKLYDEDVDIERIPLDDKLTFELLARGETEGLFQLNGDGMTRYLKELKPTTIHDINAMVALYRPGPMISIPDYIARKRNPSLIKYPDPRLKEILKESYGVIAYQDDVLLTAITLAGYSWLEADKLRKAMGKKIPKEMAAQEEKFISGCVDKGLKPEKALEIWKLIEPFAAYGFNKAHAASYGRVSYQTAYMKAHYPAPYMAAILSAESGDVDKVAEIITECKHMNINVLPPDVNESFGDFTVVKNEEGKEEIRFGLISTKNLGVDIAEAIITERKQNGKYTSFADFLMRVKHKNLNKKSLEALVKSGSMDKLGERGQLLANTEEALEFAHAASHIDTAQDSLFGGMAEAPLATINLKPSEPAKKSDMLAWEKELLGLYVSGHPLDPWKEKLNGREMTVEKLKATYKEGMLAVVAGIIEESKEVITKTNDRMAFLKISDFTGTMEAVVFPKLYKDVKDFCVSDKCVIARGRISKRNDETSLIIEELKELK